One genomic segment of Acanthochromis polyacanthus isolate Apoly-LR-REF ecotype Palm Island chromosome 9, KAUST_Apoly_ChrSc, whole genome shotgun sequence includes these proteins:
- the LOC110966659 gene encoding insulin-like growth factor-binding protein 1, whose amino-acid sequence MLGLYKKLTFVVAAALAVLAVVRTSPVVGPEPIRCAPCTQQKLNECPAVPADCKQVMREPGCGCCMACALEKGASCGVHTAHCGEGLRCTPRPGEARPLHALTRGQGVCTEDLGQEEADGVPDHGSLHYLLGLNLPSDHQDASEAHESIKAKVNAIRNKLVQQGPCHIELHGALDMIANSQQKLGEKFTTFYLPNCDKHGFYKAKQCESSLVGPPARCWCVSSWNGKKLPGSGDLLGDSECHQEVTH is encoded by the exons ATGCTTGGATTGTATAAGAAGCTGACATTCGTGGTAGCAGCGGCTCTGGCTGTCTTAGCCGTGGTGAGGACGTCCCCGGTGGTGGGGCCCGAGCCCATCCGCTGTGCCCCCTGTACGCAGCAGAAGCTCAACGAGTGTCCTGCCGTCCCAGCAGACTGCAAGCAGGTGATGAGGGAGCCTGGCTGTGGCTGCTGCATGGCCTGTGCTCTGGAGAAAGGGGCTTCCTGTGGGGTTCACACGGCCCACTGTGGTGAGGGTCTCCGCTGCACTCCGAGGCCCGGAGAGGCCAGACCACTCCACGCTCTGACCAGGGGACAGGGAGTCTGCACTGAGGACCTGGGCCAAG AGGAAGCTGATGGAGTCCCTGACCATGGCTCCCTGCACTACCTTCTGGGGCTTAATCTTCCTTCGGACCACCAAGATGCTTCTGAGGCCCACGAGAGTATTAAGGCCAAGGTCAATGCCATCCGCAACAAACTGGTACAACAG GGTCCCTGTCACATTGAACTGCACGGAGCGTTGGACATGATAGCCAACTCTCAGCAGAAATTAGGAGAGAAGTTCACAACTTTCTACCTCCCCAACTGTGATAAGCACGGCTTCTACAAGGCCAAACAG tgtgagTCATCTCTGGTTGGACCGCCTGCCCGCTGCTGGTGTGTCTCTTCATGGAATGGGAAGAAGCTCCCAGGATCGGGTGACCTGCTCGGTGACTCAGAGTGTCATCAAGAAGTCACCCACTGA